From a region of the Orcinus orca chromosome 18, mOrcOrc1.1, whole genome shotgun sequence genome:
- the LOC101274692 gene encoding peptidyl-prolyl cis-trans isomerase A-like, translating into MIPALQTPSPWNFLRCPTMVNPTVFFDIAIDGEPLGCVSIELFADKVPKTAENFRALSTGEKGFGYKGSCFHRIIPGFMWQGGDFTRHNGTGGKSIYGEKFDDENFLLKHTGPGIFSMVNAGPNTNGSQFFICTAKTECLDGKHVVFGKVKEGMNIVEAMERFGSRNGKTSKKITIADCGQI; encoded by the coding sequence ATGATCCCAGCTTTGCAGACGCCGTCACCCTGGAACTTCCTGCGCTGCCCAACCATGGTCAACCCTACCGTGTTCTTTGACATCGCCATCGACGGTGAGCCCTTGGGCTGCGTCTCCATCGAGCTGTTTGCAGACAAAGTTCCAAAGACAGCAGAAAACTTTCGTGCTCTGAGCACTGGGGAGAAAGGCTTTGGTTATAAAGGTTCCTGCTTTCACAGAATAATTCCGGGATTTATGTGGCAGGGTGGTGACTTCACACGCCATAATGGCACTGGTGGCAAGTCCATCTATGGGGAGAAATTTGATGATGAGAATTTCCTCCTGAAGCATACGGGTCCTGGCATCTTTTCCATGGTAAATGCTGGCCCCAACACAAACGGTTCCCAGTTTTTCATCTGCACTGCCAAGACTGAGTGCTTGGACGGCAAGCATGTGGTCTTTGGCAAGGTGAAAGAGGGCATGAATATTGTGGAAGCCATGGAGCGCTTTGGGTCCAGGAATGGCAAGACCAGCAAGAAGATCACCATTGCTGACTGCGGACAAATCTAA